From the genome of Prevotella herbatica, one region includes:
- the cdaA gene encoding diadenylate cyclase CdaA: protein MPFEFGIKDIIDIFLVALILYYLYRLMKESRSLNIFIGVMVFVIVWLFVSQVLEMRLLGAILDKLVSVGVIAMIVLFQEEIRKFLYTLGAHQRIRRFARLFTSSKRDKDMEATRVTIMPIVMACMSMSKGKIGALIVIERGAPLDDIVDTGDVIDANINQRLIENIFFKNSPLHDGAMIISNKRITAAGCILPVSHNRDIPKELGLRHRAAMGICQESDAIAVVVSEETGRISVAVKGQFHLRLSAEELESILTREID, encoded by the coding sequence ATACTACCTTTATCGATTGATGAAGGAAAGTCGCTCGTTGAATATATTTATCGGTGTTATGGTTTTTGTTATCGTGTGGCTTTTTGTAAGTCAAGTGCTTGAAATGCGCTTGTTGGGGGCTATACTTGACAAACTCGTGAGTGTTGGCGTTATAGCCATGATCGTACTTTTTCAAGAGGAAATACGAAAATTTCTTTATACACTTGGCGCACATCAGCGAATAAGACGATTCGCTCGTTTGTTCACGTCTAGTAAAAGGGATAAAGATATGGAAGCTACCCGAGTAACTATCATGCCAATCGTTATGGCTTGTATGAGTATGTCTAAAGGAAAGATAGGTGCTTTGATAGTTATAGAGCGAGGTGCGCCACTTGATGATATTGTTGATACTGGTGATGTGATAGATGCTAATATTAATCAGCGACTTATTGAAAACATATTTTTTAAGAATTCTCCGCTTCATGATGGTGCGATGATTATATCTAATAAAAGAATCACTGCTGCTGGATGTATATTGCCAGTAAGTCATAATAGAGATATACCAAAAGAGCTGGGGCTGCGTCACCGTGCTGCTATGGGAATATGTCAGGAAAGTGACGCGATAGCTGTTGTTGTGAGTGAAGAAACCGGAAGAATTAGCGTAGCTGTAAAGGGACAGTTCCATTTAAGATTGTCAGCAGAGGAGCTTGAAAGTATTTTAACCCGCGAAATAGACTGA
- the pta gene encoding phosphate acetyltransferase, giving the protein MDLLQQIVARAKADKQRIVLPEAEEERTLRAADKVLADDMAEIILIGNPDNIKKLAKEWGLGSIGKATIIDPMNNPKSEEYAEKLAELRKKKGMTIEQARELVTKNNLYLGCMIIKTEGADGQISGALSTTGDTLRPALQIIKCAPGVTCVSGGLLLFSQQKEFGENGVLVMGDVAVTPVPDARQLAEIAVCTAQTAKTIAGFAEPRVAMLSFSTKGSAKHEVVDKVVEATKIAHEMAPDLKLDGELQADAALVPSVAEKKAPNSDIAGKANVLIVPNLEVGNIGYKLAQRLGNAVAIGPVLQGIARPVNDLSRGCTVDDIYYMVAITACQAQDAKK; this is encoded by the coding sequence ATGGACTTATTACAGCAAATAGTTGCGCGCGCTAAAGCTGACAAGCAGCGCATCGTGCTCCCAGAAGCTGAGGAGGAGCGCACTTTAAGGGCAGCCGATAAAGTTTTGGCTGACGACATGGCAGAAATCATTTTGATTGGTAACCCAGACAACATCAAGAAACTCGCTAAAGAGTGGGGACTTGGAAGCATAGGCAAGGCTACTATTATTGATCCAATGAACAACCCTAAGAGTGAAGAATATGCTGAAAAACTTGCAGAACTTCGCAAGAAAAAAGGTATGACAATTGAACAGGCTCGCGAGCTAGTTACAAAAAATAATTTGTATCTTGGTTGTATGATTATAAAAACTGAAGGCGCTGATGGTCAGATAAGTGGTGCATTGAGCACTACAGGCGATACTCTTCGTCCTGCACTTCAGATAATCAAATGTGCACCAGGTGTTACATGTGTAAGTGGTGGATTACTTTTGTTCTCTCAGCAGAAAGAATTTGGAGAGAATGGTGTTCTTGTTATGGGTGACGTTGCAGTTACCCCTGTTCCAGACGCTAGGCAGCTTGCAGAGATAGCTGTTTGTACAGCTCAAACAGCAAAGACTATTGCTGGATTTGCAGAACCTCGTGTAGCAATGTTGAGTTTCTCAACAAAGGGAAGTGCTAAGCATGAGGTTGTTGACAAGGTCGTTGAGGCAACAAAAATAGCTCATGAAATGGCTCCTGATTTGAAACTTGATGGTGAATTGCAGGCAGATGCAGCTCTTGTACCATCTGTTGCTGAGAAGAAAGCTCCTAACAGTGACATTGCAGGCAAGGCAAATGTTCTTATCGTTCCAAACCTTGAGGTTGGAAATATTGGTTACAAACTTGCACAGCGTTTAGGTAATGCCGTTGCAATTGGTCCTGTACTTCAGGGTATAGCCCGTCCTGTAAACGATCTTAGTCGTGGATGTACTGTTGATGATATCTATTACATGGTAGCTATTACAGCTTGTCAGGCTCAGGATGCAAAGAAATAA
- a CDS encoding acetate kinase, protein MKVLVLNCGSSSIKYKFYNMDDESVLAQGGVERIGLDNAFIKVKLPNGEKKQIMADLPTHKEGVSLVFKCLLDSEIGAIKSLDEIDAVGHRIVQGGDKYKQSIIVDKSVEDGIEELCDLAPVHNAGHLKGIRAVDSLMPTTPQVCVFDNAFHSTMPDYAYLYAVPYELYQKYHIRRYGFHGTSHRYVSKRVCEMLGLDINNSKIITCHIGNGASVAAILNGKVIDTSMGLTPLAGLMMGSRCGDIDASAVTYIMDKLNMKPQEMANYLNKESGVLGITGISSDMRDIENAAREGNERAQLALNMYNYRIKKYIGAYAAALGGVDAIVWTAGVGENQTGTREEACANLEYLGIKIDVEKNAKIHGDEAIISTPDSKVKVVVVPTDEEIVIARDTKELVEKAGK, encoded by the coding sequence ATGAAAGTTTTAGTTCTTAACTGCGGAAGTTCTTCAATAAAATATAAGTTTTACAATATGGACGATGAGTCTGTATTGGCACAAGGTGGTGTTGAGCGTATTGGTCTTGACAATGCATTTATTAAGGTAAAGCTTCCTAATGGGGAAAAAAAGCAGATAATGGCAGATCTTCCTACACACAAGGAAGGCGTAAGCTTGGTGTTCAAGTGCCTGCTTGATTCTGAAATAGGTGCAATAAAGAGTCTTGACGAGATTGATGCAGTAGGCCATCGTATCGTACAAGGTGGTGACAAATACAAACAGAGTATCATCGTAGATAAGAGCGTAGAAGACGGCATAGAGGAACTTTGCGATCTTGCACCTGTTCATAATGCAGGTCACTTGAAAGGTATTCGTGCTGTAGATTCATTAATGCCTACAACACCTCAGGTTTGTGTATTTGATAATGCTTTCCATAGCACAATGCCAGATTATGCATATCTTTATGCAGTACCTTATGAACTTTATCAAAAATATCACATACGTCGTTATGGTTTCCACGGAACGAGTCATCGTTATGTATCAAAGCGCGTTTGTGAGATGCTTGGTCTTGATATAAATAATTCTAAAATAATAACATGCCATATCGGTAATGGAGCAAGTGTTGCCGCCATACTTAATGGTAAGGTTATAGATACATCAATGGGACTTACTCCTCTTGCTGGTCTTATGATGGGTAGCCGTTGCGGTGATATAGACGCATCAGCTGTTACTTATATCATGGATAAGTTGAATATGAAGCCACAGGAAATGGCAAACTATTTGAACAAGGAGAGTGGTGTGCTTGGTATTACCGGTATATCTAGTGATATGCGTGATATTGAAAACGCAGCTCGTGAAGGTAACGAACGTGCACAGCTTGCACTCAACATGTACAATTACCGCATAAAGAAATATATTGGTGCTTACGCTGCCGCTCTCGGTGGAGTTGACGCTATTGTATGGACTGCCGGCGTAGGTGAAAACCAGACTGGTACACGCGAAGAGGCTTGTGCTAATCTAGAATATCTAGGCATAAAGATTGACGTCGAGAAGAATGCTAAGATTCATGGTGATGAGGCTATAATCTCAACACCAGACAGTAAAGTAAAAGTTGTTGTTGTGCCAACAGATGAGGAAATTGTTATCGCTCGCGATACAAAGGAACTCGTTGAGAAAGCAGGCAAGTAA
- a CDS encoding sugar kinase — MDKKIVTFGEILLRLSKENNSRLSQGRQFNGDFGGSEANVAVSLSVLGDNVEYVTRVPDGPIGNAALMHLREFGLDTSHIVKGGDRLGTYYFESAASMRNSVVVYDRNNSSFYSLKHGDIDWAPIFDDAKIFHCSGITCAMSKDALDTTFDALELAERMGVEITCDINYRKNLWHYPGANAKATLHKLMEYSSFIFGDQNEWEVGSSLKHIPFEAIDSSYKIDEDAYIAYFKELQKQFPRCKRMLIALRNQIASSHHTLTGVLYSDGKLYKTKIYDINPVVDPMGCGDAFVAAFIHARMKWDDDQRCLDFAIAASAIKNTIIGDQNLAIEDEIIEVMNH; from the coding sequence ATGGATAAGAAGATAGTTACTTTCGGAGAAATTCTTTTGCGCTTGTCAAAGGAAAATAATTCCCGCCTTTCTCAAGGGAGGCAGTTTAATGGTGATTTTGGAGGCTCTGAAGCTAATGTTGCTGTCTCTCTATCTGTGTTGGGAGATAATGTGGAGTATGTAACTCGTGTTCCTGATGGTCCTATTGGCAATGCGGCATTGATGCATCTTCGTGAGTTTGGTCTTGACACAAGTCATATAGTAAAAGGTGGTGACCGCCTTGGTACATATTATTTTGAGTCGGCAGCATCTATGCGTAATTCCGTTGTTGTGTATGATCGCAACAATAGTTCCTTTTATAGTTTAAAGCATGGAGATATAGACTGGGCACCGATATTTGATGACGCAAAGATATTTCATTGCTCAGGTATTACATGTGCAATGAGCAAAGACGCTTTGGATACTACGTTTGATGCATTGGAACTCGCAGAGAGGATGGGAGTTGAAATTACATGTGATATCAACTACCGCAAGAATCTTTGGCATTATCCTGGAGCAAACGCAAAGGCGACCCTCCATAAACTGATGGAATATAGTTCATTTATATTTGGTGATCAGAATGAATGGGAAGTAGGCAGTTCGTTGAAGCATATACCTTTTGAGGCAATTGATTCTTCGTATAAGATTGATGAGGATGCTTATATTGCTTATTTCAAGGAATTACAGAAGCAGTTTCCACGATGCAAGCGTATGTTGATAGCTTTGCGTAACCAAATCGCATCAAGTCATCATACTCTTACAGGAGTGCTTTATTCAGATGGTAAACTGTATAAGACAAAAATATATGATATTAATCCTGTCGTAGATCCTATGGGATGTGGCGATGCTTTTGTCGCTGCATTTATTCATGCCCGTATGAAATGGGATGATGATCAACGTTGTCTTGATTTCGCCATAGCTGCCTCTGCTATAAAAAATACCATTATTGGTGACCAGAATTTAGCAATAGAAGATGAAATAATAGAAGTGATGAATCACTAA
- a CDS encoding DUF6850 family outer membrane beta-barrel protein has product MMNKYILLIISLAVNPVFAQDSLMSRGKYMYLDTKALWHNTDNAAGLGIDMTANHGIANFDYSYNGGDYRRVQEGTSSHNLKFFTERYQKISKILYGYGKFDFNNGKTKDRAWADVVRPYNSDPYFSGSSVYGNYDFQNINLTAAIGTTRLGKWNFGARLDYNLGDLSRLRDPRSRSELLEYKLTPSAIYNFGNSSIGLAAWYNRRKEKIQNVTTVQTDATLKYYLMSGLENANGTIGGYGGFSREWVNHNFGTELSYGYKGYVLNSLNSISIQRGSESVLGVYKYSPGHYYNYIYGLQSQNRLTIGKLIHQIDFKATYEEGFADEYRQKLIINTDSLTGFNSYRYDTQIKFNKRYQIRVLNLDAHYRMNIPYKDRIFAYMGFIANYNDVSNKYLLNTSELKYGRLNIAFEEGMNLCNTGFGYALSAGYSFSTRNSIKLADNTNEYAQGVLLPDMKYYAVDYGFVHGELSYEHPITIKGTTSNWFVKIYGDYLKTKKYDNTTYNKYTLGVSVGIIY; this is encoded by the coding sequence ATGATGAATAAGTATATTTTATTAATAATATCATTGGCTGTAAATCCAGTCTTTGCACAAGACAGCCTTATGAGCCGTGGCAAATACATGTATCTTGATACCAAAGCTCTTTGGCACAATACAGACAATGCTGCAGGACTAGGTATAGACATGACTGCCAACCACGGAATAGCCAACTTTGATTATTCATATAACGGTGGTGACTATCGCCGTGTTCAGGAAGGTACGTCAAGTCATAATCTAAAGTTCTTTACTGAAAGATATCAAAAGATTTCCAAAATCCTTTATGGATATGGTAAGTTTGATTTCAACAACGGTAAAACGAAAGATCGTGCTTGGGCTGACGTTGTTCGCCCATACAATAGCGACCCTTATTTCAGCGGTTCGTCAGTATATGGAAACTACGATTTCCAGAATATAAATCTTACTGCGGCTATTGGTACAACCAGATTAGGGAAATGGAACTTTGGTGCACGCCTTGATTACAACCTAGGTGATTTAAGTCGTCTGCGTGATCCAAGATCAAGATCAGAACTTCTTGAATATAAACTCACTCCGTCTGCAATATATAACTTCGGCAACAGCAGTATAGGACTTGCTGCATGGTATAACCGACGCAAAGAGAAAATACAGAATGTAACAACCGTGCAGACTGACGCTACATTGAAGTATTATTTGATGAGCGGACTTGAGAATGCGAATGGAACAATCGGTGGTTACGGAGGTTTCAGCCGTGAATGGGTAAACCATAACTTTGGTACAGAATTATCTTATGGATATAAAGGTTATGTTTTAAATTCACTAAACAGTATAAGCATCCAGCGTGGAAGTGAAAGTGTGCTGGGCGTATACAAGTATAGCCCTGGTCACTATTACAATTACATATATGGATTACAGTCACAAAATAGACTGACAATTGGAAAATTAATTCATCAGATAGACTTTAAAGCAACTTACGAAGAGGGATTTGCTGATGAATACAGACAGAAACTTATTATCAATACAGACTCCCTAACAGGTTTCAATTCATATAGATATGATACCCAGATTAAATTTAATAAGCGGTATCAGATAAGAGTTCTAAATCTTGATGCACATTACAGAATGAACATTCCTTATAAAGACAGAATATTTGCTTACATGGGATTCATAGCCAACTATAATGATGTAAGCAATAAGTATCTTCTTAATACTTCAGAATTAAAATACGGACGCTTAAACATCGCATTTGAGGAAGGTATGAACTTATGCAACACAGGATTTGGATATGCCCTCAGTGCAGGATATAGTTTCTCCACACGTAACAGTATCAAACTGGCTGACAATACAAATGAATACGCACAAGGTGTTCTGTTACCTGATATGAAATATTATGCCGTAGACTATGGTTTCGTACATGGAGAATTGAGTTATGAGCACCCTATAACAATTAAGGGAACTACATCAAATTGGTTTGTCAAAATATATGGTGATTATCTGAAGACTAAGAAATATGATAATACAACATACAACAAATACACACTTGGAGTCAGCGTAGGAATTATCTACTAG
- a CDS encoding DUF4876 domain-containing protein: MNKIYKNNKSHLNILSNGSIWLYILMLIPTQLLMGCVDYNDEAKAISTNIQINPPVEFTVGGNLSDHTVTLTSNTGNTLTAKTDDKGVAEFNQIIPDVYTISASWDIDQAEYSAATGKVASEGYFATISGNVNNQLITSADKINLNTNLVAGASLLISKMYYAGSKDNNNKNYSAGQFLEIYNQTNSEIDVSGLYLGLIETNSTPAYSLANLKDVYKDSVVLCKQIFRIPTKSSHMIAPGGTIILTNSAIDHTVNGVHEFNLLTADYEAKDVTGKTVNNSATPALDLIFSSFSGISKMNILNGGPNGIIIFRTKENVASFKTTYAYGKTSGTLYSIVPKKYVIDGVDILKYSATGIDIATKHMSGDTDGGYININSINGYNGEVIYRKTSTRRGTDGHKILQDGNNSINDFQTSTTIKIREYDE, translated from the coding sequence ATGAACAAAATATACAAGAATAACAAGAGCCATTTAAATATTCTGTCAAACGGCAGCATATGGCTATATATATTGATGCTCATTCCCACACAACTCCTGATGGGATGCGTTGACTATAACGACGAGGCTAAAGCTATTTCAACTAACATTCAAATAAATCCACCTGTAGAATTTACCGTGGGTGGAAACTTATCAGATCACACAGTAACGCTAACCTCAAACACAGGCAACACTTTAACTGCGAAAACTGACGATAAGGGAGTGGCAGAGTTTAATCAAATAATTCCAGACGTTTACACAATATCTGCATCATGGGATATTGACCAAGCAGAATACTCTGCAGCTACAGGTAAAGTTGCAAGTGAAGGCTATTTCGCAACAATATCAGGGAATGTCAACAATCAACTAATAACGTCTGCCGACAAGATAAACTTGAATACTAATCTTGTTGCAGGTGCATCACTTCTGATAAGTAAGATGTACTATGCCGGTTCAAAAGATAATAACAACAAGAATTATTCAGCTGGTCAATTTTTAGAAATATATAATCAGACAAACAGTGAAATTGACGTATCAGGATTATATCTTGGTCTTATAGAAACTAATTCTACGCCAGCCTATTCTCTTGCCAATCTCAAAGATGTTTACAAAGATTCCGTAGTGTTATGCAAACAGATATTCCGCATTCCTACAAAATCTTCTCATATGATTGCCCCTGGTGGAACTATAATATTAACTAACAGTGCTATTGATCACACTGTTAACGGAGTACATGAATTTAATCTTCTTACGGCTGATTATGAAGCTAAAGATGTTACAGGTAAAACCGTGAACAATTCTGCCACACCCGCTTTGGACCTTATATTCTCCTCTTTCAGCGGTATTTCAAAAATGAATATATTAAATGGTGGTCCTAACGGTATTATAATCTTCCGCACAAAAGAAAATGTAGCTTCTTTCAAAACAACATACGCCTACGGAAAGACAAGTGGAACGCTATATAGTATTGTCCCAAAGAAATATGTCATTGATGGAGTTGATATCCTTAAATATAGTGCTACAGGTATAGACATTGCTACAAAGCACATGTCAGGAGATACTGACGGCGGATATATAAATATTAATTCTATAAATGGATATAATGGAGAGGTGATTTATAGAAAGACGTCTACACGTCGCGGAACTGACGGGCATAAGATTCTTCAGGACGGCAACAACTCTATTAATGATTTCCAAACTTCTACAACTATCAAGATTCGCGAATATGATGAATAA
- a CDS encoding TonB-dependent receptor, with protein MKKATTIIVLLLTLILYATNVSAQSNNNNTKFTVNLKVAEKGSHEAIMMASCNLNPLSSFAITDVDGKTSFKNVPQGRYVLEISYVGYEKYQTTIDVKSNLSLAIQMTPTSLALKEVVVTARQKSSIASTTSVIGRQAIDHLQATSLADIMQLIPGKEMGNTDLTQQSNLQLRTLSNNNTSAFGSSIIIDGVPMSNNAAMTQGGFSSTAFTGTDLRQVSADNIDNVEVVRGIPSAEYGDLTSGLVIVHSKMGVTPWQFKGKVNPELQNYSLGKGFNLNKAGILNFNFDYAKAWSDPRQKTRSYGRYSLNIGYAYDISKKWHTDTKLRFMYTKDWNGKDPDAIADGTSSSNKNYTFGLTHNGRLSLDKLFMRTLSYTLGVSMTKIDNSNTSYISSGSGLLPIITAMQTGYYNVPWMTKSYLATGITESRPGNIFAKINDSFYFKAGKTRQSFKIGADYSLNWNSGRGYYNENDSLPYRPNSNGRPRAFSSIPALHQIAAYAEDNFTWNINKINYLRANIGLRFTSQQPFSNVSTTSLSPRINLSFSATKWLDIRGGIGLNSKTPGLDYLYPDRKYDDRVAANYMPQNDAAAQLLAYHTQVYNVEYSKGLKNATTTKIELGLDLKLPGNRKLSLLAYRDKTPNGFGSATEYFTYASNVYTAQSGLVITPGAATTINYDSPARQDLIFMTTGRVGNTNTTVNKGIEFDFELGEIKPINTSIFFSGAYSETKSWSTDMNSRSVAVVNLPTSYSSYNTTPFKVVYPSGLDYNMYRRFINTLRLVTNIPSLRMVASFTAQAIWYDYSRSFVAKTSPIGYITPDLAYHDITNDMQSGYLDMTGKYFSSMPSNTSIVKISDLNINPSDAVPTKSPITWNLSGRLTKELGNIGGLSLYVNNMMYYEPYLKSSTTTTLSQRNTNTFSYGVELYFNL; from the coding sequence ATGAAAAAAGCTACAACAATTATTGTCTTGTTATTAACTTTAATACTGTACGCAACAAATGTTTCGGCGCAGTCAAATAATAACAATACAAAATTCACAGTCAACCTGAAAGTGGCAGAAAAAGGTAGCCATGAGGCTATTATGATGGCAAGCTGTAACCTTAACCCACTTTCATCATTCGCAATAACAGACGTTGACGGAAAGACTTCTTTCAAGAATGTTCCTCAAGGGAGATATGTTCTTGAAATATCATATGTTGGTTATGAGAAATATCAAACTACTATTGACGTAAAGTCAAATTTAAGTCTAGCCATTCAAATGACTCCAACTTCTCTCGCTTTAAAAGAAGTTGTTGTAACGGCTCGCCAGAAATCATCCATAGCATCAACGACAAGTGTTATCGGGCGACAGGCGATAGACCACTTGCAGGCTACATCTCTTGCAGATATCATGCAGCTAATTCCTGGAAAGGAAATGGGAAACACTGACTTGACTCAGCAAAGCAATCTTCAACTTCGTACATTATCAAACAATAATACAAGTGCTTTTGGTTCAAGTATCATTATTGATGGTGTACCAATGTCAAACAATGCAGCAATGACACAAGGTGGTTTTTCCAGTACAGCATTCACGGGTACAGACCTTCGTCAGGTAAGTGCTGACAACATTGATAATGTAGAGGTTGTAAGAGGAATTCCTTCAGCCGAATATGGCGACCTAACCAGTGGACTTGTTATAGTTCATTCCAAGATGGGTGTAACGCCTTGGCAGTTTAAGGGTAAGGTTAATCCAGAACTGCAGAACTATTCATTAGGCAAAGGATTCAACCTTAACAAGGCAGGAATACTTAACTTTAATTTTGATTATGCAAAGGCATGGAGCGACCCACGCCAGAAGACACGTAGCTATGGACGTTATTCTCTAAACATAGGTTATGCTTATGACATTAGCAAAAAATGGCACACAGATACGAAGCTACGCTTCATGTACACAAAAGATTGGAACGGTAAAGATCCAGATGCAATTGCCGACGGCACATCAAGCAGCAACAAGAACTATACTTTCGGACTTACTCACAACGGTCGTCTGTCATTAGACAAACTTTTCATGCGTACGCTATCTTATACATTAGGAGTAAGCATGACGAAGATTGACAATAGTAATACTAGTTACATCTCTAGTGGTTCTGGGTTATTACCTATAATAACAGCAATGCAAACAGGATACTACAATGTACCTTGGATGACAAAGAGTTATCTGGCTACAGGCATCACTGAAAGCAGACCTGGAAACATTTTCGCAAAGATAAACGATTCGTTTTATTTCAAAGCAGGAAAAACAAGACAGAGTTTTAAAATTGGCGCAGACTACAGTTTAAACTGGAACAGCGGCAGGGGATATTATAATGAGAACGATTCATTGCCATACAGACCAAACAGTAATGGACGTCCACGAGCATTCTCTTCTATTCCCGCTCTACACCAAATAGCAGCTTATGCCGAAGACAATTTTACTTGGAATATAAACAAGATTAATTACCTTCGTGCAAATATCGGACTACGTTTCACATCGCAGCAACCGTTTTCTAATGTATCAACAACCTCTCTCTCTCCTCGTATCAACTTATCTTTCTCAGCTACAAAATGGTTGGATATTCGTGGAGGTATCGGTTTGAATAGTAAGACGCCAGGACTAGACTATCTGTATCCTGACAGAAAATATGATGACCGCGTTGCAGCCAACTATATGCCTCAGAATGATGCTGCTGCTCAACTATTGGCTTATCATACACAAGTGTATAATGTGGAATACAGCAAAGGTTTGAAAAATGCCACTACAACAAAGATAGAACTTGGACTTGACTTAAAGTTACCTGGTAACAGAAAGCTCAGTTTACTTGCCTATAGAGATAAAACTCCTAACGGATTTGGTTCTGCAACAGAATATTTCACTTACGCAAGTAATGTTTATACAGCTCAAAGCGGACTTGTTATCACTCCAGGTGCTGCAACTACAATCAATTATGATTCGCCTGCACGACAAGATTTGATATTCATGACTACCGGACGTGTAGGCAATACGAACACTACTGTAAACAAAGGAATAGAATTTGATTTTGAGTTAGGTGAAATAAAACCTATAAATACATCAATATTCTTCAGTGGTGCATATTCGGAGACAAAATCATGGTCAACCGATATGAATTCAAGAAGTGTGGCTGTGGTTAACCTTCCAACAAGTTATTCCTCTTATAACACAACTCCGTTTAAAGTAGTATATCCGTCTGGTCTTGACTACAACATGTATCGCAGATTTATTAACACGTTGCGTCTGGTAACTAACATTCCAAGTCTACGAATGGTAGCGTCTTTCACAGCACAAGCAATATGGTATGATTACAGCAGGAGCTTTGTTGCGAAAACAAGTCCTATAGGATATATCACACCAGACCTTGCCTATCACGATATCACAAATGATATGCAAAGCGGTTATCTTGACATGACTGGCAAATACTTTTCTTCAATGCCTAGTAATACCAGCATCGTAAAAATAAGTGACTTGAACATAAACCCTAGTGACGCCGTTCCAACAAAGAGTCCTATCACATGGAACCTTTCTGGAAGATTAACTAAAGAATTAGGAAATATTGGCGGTTTATCATTATATGTAAACAACATGATGTATTATGAACCGTATCTGAAATCAAGCACTACAACAACTTTATCACAGCGCAACACCAATACTTTCAGCTATGGCGTGGAGCTTTATTTCAATTTATAA
- a CDS encoding metal-sulfur cluster assembly factor has protein sequence MTQTEKTKIEEHIVDVLKTVYDPEIPVNIWDLGMIYKIEVQDDASVELDMTFTAPNCPAADFILEDVRTKVESVDSVTSANVNLVFEPAWDQSMMTEEARVELGFE, from the coding sequence ATGACACAGACAGAAAAGACCAAGATAGAAGAGCATATCGTAGATGTACTAAAAACTGTTTACGATCCGGAGATACCTGTAAATATATGGGACTTGGGTATGATATACAAAATAGAAGTTCAAGACGATGCTAGTGTGGAACTGGATATGACATTTACTGCACCAAATTGTCCTGCTGCTGATTTTATCCTTGAGGATGTTCGTACGAAGGTTGAAAGTGTAGACAGTGTTACTTCTGCTAATGTTAATCTCGTTTTTGAACCTGCTTGGGATCAAAGTATGATGACGGAAGAAGCTCGTGTAGAACTGGGCTTTGAATGA
- a CDS encoding UDP-2,3-diacylglucosamine diphosphatase, with protein sequence MRKNVYFLSDAHLGSLAIEHPRMQERRLVRFLDSIKDKASAIYLLGDMFDFWDEYRYVVPKGYTRFLGKLSELSDSGVEIHFFTGNHDLWTYGYLEEECGLIVHKKPVTTEIYGKVFFLAHGDGLGDPDNKFKILRKIFHNRTCQKLLNSFHPRWGMSLGLNWAKHSRIKRIDGKEVPFMGEDKEYLVQFTNEYMTTHNDIDYFIYGHRHIELDLNLSKKVRMLILGDWIWQFTYAVFDGEHMFLEQYVEGETEF encoded by the coding sequence ATGAGAAAGAATGTTTATTTTCTCTCAGATGCCCATCTTGGATCATTGGCAATAGAGCATCCTCGTATGCAGGAAAGACGCCTTGTTCGGTTTCTTGATAGCATAAAAGATAAAGCTTCTGCTATATATCTATTGGGAGATATGTTTGACTTTTGGGATGAATATCGTTATGTTGTGCCAAAAGGATATACACGTTTCTTGGGTAAATTGAGCGAACTATCAGACAGTGGAGTGGAAATTCATTTCTTTACGGGTAATCATGATCTTTGGACTTATGGATATCTTGAGGAAGAGTGTGGACTGATTGTTCACAAGAAACCCGTTACAACAGAAATATATGGAAAAGTGTTTTTCCTAGCTCATGGCGATGGACTCGGAGATCCTGATAATAAATTCAAGATATTAAGGAAAATTTTTCATAACCGTACGTGCCAGAAGTTGCTTAATTCTTTTCATCCTCGTTGGGGGATGTCTTTGGGATTAAACTGGGCAAAGCATAGTCGCATAAAGCGTATTGATGGCAAAGAGGTTCCTTTTATGGGTGAGGATAAGGAGTATCTTGTACAATTCACTAATGAATATATGACTACTCATAATGATATAGATTATTTTATCTATGGTCATCGACATATAGAATTGGATTTGAATTTGAGCAAGAAAGTTAGAATGCTTATTCTCGGTGACTGGATATGGCAGTTCACTTATGCCGTATTTGACGGTGAGCACATGTTTCTGGAACAATATGTAGAAGGTGAGACCGAGTTTTAA